CCTGTCTGTCCTGGCGGGTTTGCTTGGAGCAACCCTTGGATATTTGAGATTATGAATGTGGAATCccaatttaaaacatttgtgcCTAAAGAAGAGGGatggatatttttttcatacaaaGTAAAGCACAGAGCACTTTCCAGTGTTTGGAAAATAGGTGAATGCTGCCCCTCAGGAGTCATAGACCAGCCGGACTTGTCTGTCCTGGCAACTTTTTTTCTGGCAGCAATCCTTTAGTACATAAAATTTGGAGGTGGAATCCTAATTTTGGCCATGGATGCCTGGAAAAAATGGACAGTTCTTTTCCACAAAAAGTAAAGCCCAGAGCCCCAGTGTTTCAGGGGCAGATGGGAGTGGCCTTCCACATTCCAAGGTCAGCCAGACCTGTCAGGTGACCCCTGGGAGGCCAAGGCAGCCACACCTATTTCATGTTCCCTTGGTTCCACAGGGgcctgcagtgtcacaatggctcCTTGCTTCCATGAGGCCTTGCTAGTGCCACAATGGTTCTCTTGCTTCCATGATGCCCTCAGGTGTCATAATGGCCCCTTGGTTACACAAGTCCTTAAGGATCTTAATGGTCTCCATGGGTCCACAAAGCCCCACAGCGTCCTAATGGTCTTTGGGTTCCATTAAGCCTGTCTGTGTCACCATGGTCCCTTGGTTCCATTGGGGCCCAGCAGTGCAACAATGATTCCCTTGGTTCCACAAGTTCCCAtagtgtcacaatggccccttCCTTCCATgaggccccacagtgtcacaatggtctccatgattccatgggGCCTTGCAATGTCACAATGCTCTCCATGGATCCACGGTGCCCTCACAGGATCACAACGGCCCTTTGGCTCCACGAGGCCCTGAAATGCAGCAATGGCCTCTTGGTTCCACAAAACCCTGCTGCTTCACACTGGGCCCTTGGGACCGTGTGGCCCAACAGAGCCACAAAGAtgtccttggttccatgaggccccacagtgtcacagtgGTCCCTTGGATCCATGGTACCCTGCAGGGTCACAATGTTCCCCTTGGTTCCACCAGTTCCTCCAGTGTAACAGGTTCCACAATGGCCTCCATGGTTCCTCAAGGCCCaacagtgtcacaatggcccccGCAGTGTCCAATGGTACCCATAGGAATGACACAAGTGAGCCCCAGTGGTGCAGGGGCAGATGAGAGGCAGTCACCAGATGCCAAGTCCAGCCAGACTTGACTGTATGGGCAGATTTTGCTTGGGGGTAACCCTTGAATATATGAGAATTTTAGAGACACAGAATCCCAATTTTCAGCAATGGGTGCTTAGACAAGAAAAGACAGTTCTTTCCCATAGGAATaaaagcacagagccccagtgctTCATGGTCAGATGGGAAGTGGCCCTTGACATGTCAAATTCAGTGGGACCTGTCAGACAGCCCCCAGGAGGCCAAACCAGGCAGAGCTGTTCCATGTTCCATTGACTTCATGGGTCCTAACActgtcacaatggtctccttgATTCCATGAGGTCTGGCAATGTCACAATGGCTTCTTGGTTTCATGAGCCCCAACAGAGTCACAAGGGTCCATTGGCCCCACGCAGCCCCTCTGTGAAACAATGGCTccttgtttctattttaaatcaATCACAATCAAACCACAGTTTGATTGTTGATCCTTGCTTCCATAGGGCCCATGATTTGCACAATGGTCTCCttaattccatgattcctggATTCCACAGTCTCACAGTCTCACCATAGTTTCCTTGGATCTCCATTGTCACAACTGACCCATGGTTCCATGAGGTTCCGCAGTGTCACCGTGGTCGCTGTCAGAGGCTGGATGAGATCCATGTCCCGAGACACCTTGGGATGCTCGGAATGCCCGTGTGGGGCCAGGGCCGGGTCAGGCCTTGGTTTGTGGTGGGACAgagccccgcccccagccctggcctggcagagctgtcaaTCACACAGCAGGGGGTGATGTTAACCCAGCTCTGATTGGCTGAGCtgtcaatcaatcaatcaatcaatcaatcacaCACTAGCAGCTGGTGCTACCCTGGCTCTGATTGGACAAGCAACTGGCAGTCCCACCCCAGGGGCGGGCCCATGAAGGCCCAGGGGGTTAAAAGCCGGAGCACCAGGCCAGCCCAGGGTCTGGATCCTGCCTTCTCCTGGGGTTCCTCTGTTAGCGATGCTGGAACCCCAGCAGTTGGTACCCATGTGCGTGTCTTTCTATGGATCTTCTGTCTTTCTGTTGTTCtctatttcttctccttctaaTCCTGCTTACCTGGAACATTTTTGGGTAACTTCACATGTTAAGGGTTAAAGGATTTTAGGTTAAATGTGTGGGAATCCAAGGCAtaaggaatatttctctgtctgcacTGAGGAGTGCTGACCCCCAGAGAAACACTGCCTTTCACCTTTGCCCATGGAGAGGACTTCCAGGACTTTGAGACAGATTAGAATTTACCAATGTGTGAAATAGATTAGAGGGTAGTATACTATGTCCCTtgggtgagaaatttaggttttgggatttttagtatggTTTAGATAGGAAGCAAGATGGAGCAATTGGGGTGTAGTCCctgtcttcttcttcatctgctccattttctgcagtgttggtGGCACAGGGTGATTGGTCAAGGAAAGCACAGTGCAGAGGTTATGTGGACAGTCAAGGGATGAGTTATTGGTAGATAAGTAGAAATAACTTATGTTTTAAGAGTTTATTGGGTGAGACAActttaaaagaccttgaaaCCGTACATTTTGGAGCCATTTTGCAGTGCTTTTCCAGCGTGCTGAGCCTGGTGTGCACAGCAATGCAAAACTTTAGATAAgataacaataaacaagaaGCTGAAGACTGAAAAAGTCCCGTGCATCTCCTTTTACCTGGCACAGAACTGCTACAGGAGGGTTTCCCCCATCCAGGGAGCCCCCAGAAAGGTGCAACGTAAAACAAACATCAGTAACTGGTTCCCCAACAATGTTTGTAACAAGTTGGCTTTTTTCAATAAAGTTGTTTACTGAAGGGTGTTGTATTAACTGGCCAATCATGTGAAATGTGTTGATTAAATGACCAATGAGGTCCACCTGTAGCAAACCAAGATATAAAAGGGGAGGATTGAAAAAACAGGTGGCTTTTAGGCCTTAGCCTTCCGATCTGAGTCTGTGTCATCTCTGATTCAACAGTGTCATTTGGGGATCTGTGGGGGCTATTAGGGATCCTTCCTGCACCTCGTGACCCAACAGGAGCTTCTCTAATAAACTTTGCctgaagctcccactgtgcccatgacaggaaccCCTGTGAGTGTCTGGGACATCCCggctctttggcagcctgggcactcctgggatgtcaccgTGGAGCCCCCgtgagtgcctgtgacagatcggtgcctttgcagcccaaggtgccctgggatgtccccatggaatggctgtgactgcctctgaccacagggctctttaccatccccagaaagccctgggaggtctccatggagcccctgtctgtgcctgtgacattccagctctggaacagcctggagactctTGGAAAGTGCCCATGGAACCCCTCTGAGGGCCTGTGACAAATCTGATCCTTAGCAGGCAACCATCACCAGacccctgttgctatggtctGTTTCTATGGCAACCATCATCAGGaccctgttgctatggtcagtttccatggcaaccatctccagcccctgttgctatggtcagtttccatggcaaccatcaccaggaccctgttgctatggtcagtttccatggcaaccatcaccagctcCCTGTTGCTATGCTCAGTCCCTcggcagctccatggagaccccatgccaggggtggttgccatggacaccagctcaggcctgcagccagagcccgttgccatggcaaccattggcagccccatccccaggctcatgggatcccagaagcacagaattggctgagctgggagggacccatcaggatcctccagtccaactgctggccctgcacaggacagcccaacaatgccagcctgggcctggcagcgctgtccaaacgctgctggagctcagagagccctggagctgggagccttccctggggagcctgggcagggccccagcagcctctgggcaaaaaccttttcctgacatccaagctgagcctgccccgactcagctgcagccgttccctccactcctgtccctgggcaccagagggaagaggttcccacagccccagccagggacccgctcccaaggctgttgccatggccaccagggctggcaccagctgggatgctcggtTTCCACGGGCCgggcttcaggaatgggattccccaatttcctgctcccgCTAAAACcgcgctgccctcgctgccctcccgcctcccatggaaagcacaaagGGCAAAGATCCCGGGctgggataagaacaatttattgggaACAGCAACGAGATAAGGAACAAATGGAACAGAAAGAATACTGGCAACCAAGGGATAAGCAAAACtatttacagagaaaactaCAACATCAACAACTGTCTCTCCCTGGCCGCGTATTTTCTTATGCCTGCAAAGGACACCCTTCTCCtcaggaaaggagggagagagaggccCTTTCTTGCCACTGGCAAtgacctgaggtgggagtgaatATAATGACACAGCCATGGGCAGATCCTCATGTTTTTCAATCCCACATCATGTCACTGGAAGCTGGCAGGAAAAGGTACAGGtgtcttcccagcatggatcaTGGAGAACATGGATCACCAGGGCTCTTCCCAACATGGTTTTCCAATGGGGGATGAAACTAGAGCTGGGCACAAAGCTCCTCCTGCAGTTGGGGCATTTGCAGGACTTGCCTTACTGGTGCCTCCGTTGGTGTCTGGtcaaagcagagctctgggtgaagctcttcccacaggtggggcactcgtagggcctctccccagtgtggatgcgccggTGCCTGATGAGGGTGGAGTTGAGCCAGAAGTCCATCCCGCAGTCGGGGCAGCGGAAGGGCCTCTCATCCGTGTGAATGCGCTCATGCAGGAGGAGATTGGAActggtctgaaacctcttcccacaTGTGGGGCACTTGTAGGGCCTCTGTCCAGTGTGGATGCGTTGGTGGGTGACGAGGgcggagctgcagctgaagcccttcccacactccccacactcgtagggccattccccagtgtggatcatctggtggctgatcagggtgctgctctgcctgaagctcttcccacactccaagcacttgtggggcttctccccatcatgaagctgctcctggaccaccagctctgagctctggctgaagctctgtccaccttcctggctcagggtgggtctttcctcctcagagcacctgcgctgggtttggagcccctCCTCCTGTTGGATCTCTGAggcttttcttccctgctggATTCCTGTGCACTAGAGTCACTCAAAACTGCCTCTTCCACGAGGTTCTGCCAAGAAGATTTGTCCTCcctggtctccatcctcagctccctgtctgggggaggaaggacaaggagaggatgggatttgcctccgtgccagagggaaggggaaggagatccccccagtgcatccccagcaggacggggttggcagcagggttgtcctgcagACGGGGAccatgctgggctgggagatggagcaggagagagggggaaaggggcactgacttcctcctcacctgcctgggtgtcctggggcatcttcctcttcctctcagcCTCCTCTTTCATCAGGTGAAGGTTTCAAGATGGGAAATTCTGTTTTAGGAGGAAAACAAGGGATGAGCACACAAAATTTTGTACTGGATTCAAGGCAAACCTGTGGGAGAGTCTAAGCCAGAATAACaatttaattagaaaatgaagatcaaggcaatgatacagaaacactgccttaaactgacagagtcaggatataacctgacaccctgttggtcagggtggtggcagcagtcccattaaatggtggctgcagtcctgttggagtgatgaacgtgattctgtcaaagcagtgatcctgtagaagggtctggtcttcctctgaaggtccagtggtggttctggagctcttgtcctctgggaatccagcaggcaagctgctcctggtgttgcaaggctcagcttatatccaggtaggaatgcttggatcctccccctgggcggagcatcccacaatgggatgatggaatttgatcagtcctgcagtgacactcaatggcccattcccagaagatatctcccctggagggcgttatcagggctgagtcatggaagagataaagaacactgccccacctgttgatagcagttgatgaagatggggattgaaaacatgcatttggttccatcttccattgcaacctgaaacagtggggtaatccctgctcagggggtgaacaccaccccccttacccaaactggctcaggtgtaaaacccccaccccgggaaggccacacacacaggggacaatgtcacacttgccctgccccaggggaggtctctgtccctgt
The Camarhynchus parvulus unplaced genomic scaffold, STF_HiC, whole genome shotgun sequence DNA segment above includes these coding regions:
- the LOC115916794 gene encoding zinc finger protein 3-like; protein product: PHKCLECGKSFRQSSTLISHQMIHTGEWPYECGECGKGFSCSSALVTHQRIHTGQRPYKCPTCGKRFQTSSNLLLHERIHTDERPFRCPDCGMDFWLNSTLIRHRRIHTGERPYECPTCGKSFTQSSALTRHQRRHQ